The proteins below are encoded in one region of Myxococcales bacterium:
- a CDS encoding response regulator, whose translation MDHDPEQLNVLVIDDDENVRRLLVDLVTSRGHQALPAGSAEEGMALLPIWTFQVAFLDQGLPGMEGLVLGEFLRKNNPDMTIALVTGEDEPRIERVARDLAITFIAKPFEVRQIQDVLDDAVSEALVRSARRNRQEDPDFAPPISRFVSEIEQSFEVPHLPERVAERVTSVVKRKLNDLRSVGRYTERDRVLALAGLLTARVLGIDLPKTQGGLTLYEEYDQIMQREGRRVEFEDG comes from the coding sequence ATGGACCACGATCCCGAGCAACTGAACGTTCTCGTAATCGACGACGACGAGAACGTCCGCCGCCTGCTGGTCGACCTGGTGACGAGTCGCGGGCACCAGGCGTTGCCCGCAGGCTCTGCGGAGGAGGGCATGGCCCTCTTGCCCATCTGGACCTTCCAGGTTGCGTTCCTCGATCAGGGCCTGCCCGGCATGGAAGGCCTGGTGCTCGGGGAGTTTCTCCGGAAGAACAACCCGGACATGACCATCGCGCTGGTCACAGGGGAGGACGAGCCGCGCATCGAACGCGTGGCGCGCGATCTGGCCATCACCTTCATCGCAAAACCCTTCGAGGTGCGGCAAATTCAGGACGTGCTCGACGACGCGGTCTCGGAGGCGTTGGTGCGCAGTGCCCGGCGCAACCGCCAAGAAGATCCCGATTTCGCGCCGCCCATTTCGCGCTTCGTCAGCGAGATCGAGCAGAGCTTCGAGGTGCCGCACTTGCCGGAGCGGGTCGCGGAGCGGGTCACGTCGGTCGTCAAGCGCAAGCTGAACGACCTGCGCTCGGTCGGTCGTTACACAGAGCGGGATCGGGTCCTGGCGCTCGCGGGTCTGTTGACCGCGCGGGTCTTGGGTATCGATCTGCCCAAGACCCAGGGCGGTCTGACGCTGTACGAAGAGTACGATCAGATCATGCAACGTGAGGGCAGGCGCGTGGAGTTCGAAGACGGCTGA
- a CDS encoding sigma 54-interacting transcriptional regulator, with product MADRTVTEAAFDYAGAVGRARRELGVVVGFCRGELPWLAAAVSPSLTVGRDQTADLTVEDPGVSRIHVRLENRGAALFVTDLGSRNGTFVNGERIDSAGVLAPLGSVIRVGKTLLVSLADVSPYTGRNAPFFPDLIGGASLDDARIVIDTIATTKTPILILGDTGTGKEVVARVLHLASGRSGQFVALNCAAVPNELVDAELFGHTRGAFSGAVGSRAGLFRTADGGSLFLDEIGELPAPVQAKLLRVLETEEIRAVGEDKMTRVDVRIVAATNRDVDAMVEGSDFRGDLLHRLSGLRVVLPALRERIEDLPALSLHFLRELAVGISIQSLERLMLHAWPGNVRELRNVVRAASEVAKRQGRAEVEPSDISVVIGATSARVGQPNQEAELSAKVSQVLTETGGSVPDAAQRLSMSRSVLYETLRRLRIDPKAFRPR from the coding sequence ATGGCCGATCGCACGGTCACCGAGGCCGCCTTCGACTATGCAGGTGCGGTAGGGCGAGCCCGCCGGGAGCTCGGCGTCGTCGTGGGTTTTTGCCGCGGCGAGCTGCCGTGGCTCGCGGCCGCTGTCTCGCCTTCGCTGACCGTGGGCCGGGATCAGACCGCCGATCTGACGGTCGAGGATCCGGGTGTGTCTCGCATCCATGTGCGGCTCGAAAACCGCGGAGCGGCGCTGTTCGTCACGGATCTCGGGAGCCGCAACGGAACCTTCGTCAATGGCGAGCGGATCGACTCGGCCGGAGTGCTGGCACCACTCGGCAGCGTCATCCGGGTCGGAAAGACCCTGCTGGTCTCCCTTGCAGACGTGTCGCCGTACACGGGCCGCAACGCACCGTTCTTCCCGGACCTCATCGGGGGCGCTTCGCTCGACGACGCTCGGATCGTCATCGACACCATCGCAACGACGAAGACACCGATCTTGATCTTGGGCGACACGGGGACTGGCAAAGAGGTCGTCGCTCGCGTGCTGCACCTTGCCAGCGGCCGCTCAGGTCAATTCGTGGCCCTGAACTGCGCTGCGGTGCCGAACGAGCTGGTGGACGCCGAGCTGTTTGGCCACACCCGCGGTGCGTTCTCCGGTGCGGTGGGATCGCGCGCCGGACTGTTCCGGACCGCCGACGGTGGCTCGCTCTTCCTCGACGAGATCGGTGAGCTGCCAGCGCCCGTCCAGGCCAAGTTGCTGCGTGTGCTGGAGACCGAGGAGATCCGCGCCGTCGGTGAGGACAAGATGACTCGAGTCGACGTTCGCATCGTCGCGGCCACGAATCGAGACGTCGACGCGATGGTCGAGGGCAGCGATTTCCGGGGTGACCTTCTGCATCGATTGTCCGGGCTCAGAGTGGTCCTGCCAGCGCTTCGGGAGCGCATCGAGGATCTGCCGGCGCTGTCGTTGCACTTTCTGCGGGAGCTCGCGGTGGGCATTTCGATTCAGTCGTTGGAGAGACTCATGCTGCACGCCTGGCCCGGCAACGTCAGGGAGCTGCGCAACGTGGTGCGCGCGGCGAGTGAGGTTGCCAAGCGACAGGGGCGGGCCGAGGTGGAACCGAGCGACATCTCGGTCGTGATTGGGGCAACCTCTGCGCGTGTCGGGCAGCCCAATCAAGAAGCGGAGCTCTCGGCCAAAGTCAGCCAGGTGCTCACCGAGACGGGAGGCAGCGTCCCGGATGCCGCTCAACGTCTGAGCATGAGTCGATCGGTGTTGTACGAAACGCTGCGGCGGTTGCGTATCGACCCCAAGGCCTTCCGTCCTCGATGA
- a CDS encoding VWA domain-containing protein, giving the protein MAKALRALALFAVVALVLAGGFFLVRPKATRSAITVADLSVVHPGVKVDEIERRGLVRLRSGQRLVTDAQGRARLRLDDGTLVLVDRSTELGIGDGKVELKAGRVFVEGAAAARAEIVVGDAQVRPAAARVGFERRDGGARVYAANEEIVVVAGSTEHKVRAGESALIDGANVSVKAEKVFDDWTGGLAAPWGAAGPPRRAVGELWGADEASGPGDPGSPLTIRSLDLEAKLQAEVAESRVTTTYFNGGSQAVRGDFRMAIPPTAIVSRFAVSRGDAVEEGSIAIASRENTVLRPEGGALLEWAGEGWVRGYLPSIASGAAITVIIEYIEWLPVRHEGGKLVSQYRYPLAAPGEAPLIGEFSLHVDASGAKPRAVAASSGTNVSGTDVRTRRPDFRPTADVVVDLELPPWDSNARMYVAQKSGDEDASTVLVRADLPDVGPDVGATLALVVDTSGSAEAAELDVSRAFVRAVLDALGDRDQVVVLAADQTVRSVGPAAIGPLDAARKTAILDALGKLVPGGATDLGRALEAAADALPADAPAGVVVYVGDGWATVGDPDVKSIEARLSRRAGGKPRVGAVAVGPTAHVRALRALTRTSGPMLFVSDSSEATAAATDLVADALRPAFAGVELLLGPEFEQVYPRSARAAFAGTTLEVVGKVRGRSPSSISLKWRDKAGVHEDARLVSIRVAQWPEDVRRRWANARIDELLLARRGREAVTDVALKAHLMTPWTGFSASGGYIATALEARQLDVALSDLIHPWEDIPAFNSSGDFALGALASIPHPGRVEDRADDKELENAVAAAAAFTIDGAMSSVRACRDSRAALRPELAGTLQVSLAIDGNGRPSDIKVQGVGPEANDAALNRCVEVALAGLSYPESGLGTKVRVTRDILLPPPRAALRGTKCSSLSQMPMPLRRGVWRVRLGTEGPLDVYLSAKRQCELRGWSDRRALLEIILLVQVDGVQRVQLARALDTAGEVEAAAFLRREAVRRARFASELAQVKQALVGSESYPMSALQKRYRAANSDDARLAVVRRFLTIAPHDGFLKARLVALLEAVGKKEELIEEARRVRLDPFASAEVLADVASALRRLGNEDESRRTFGELAERAPADPWARAFLGDRLRNEGLFDDASRAYAALAELAPDEPASVIRTALAQAGAGRLDLARRMLTRVIETGGRSGQASASTLAGHVAAALLSEARGSAGAAKGEADALTFAALEVPRSEKRNVVLLRAPAALPPIEAKIVRHMGNEKEDVPVEIAAAAMGLYALAFDPNGAEIELSMTRGEELQPAKKYVVRLETLVPSTSFGAPPSLIASEVELPATGKPVTLRWSESGWAVK; this is encoded by the coding sequence GTGGCTAAGGCACTGCGCGCTCTGGCGCTATTCGCGGTCGTCGCGCTCGTGCTCGCTGGTGGTTTCTTCTTGGTGCGGCCGAAGGCCACCCGCAGTGCCATCACCGTTGCGGATCTGTCGGTCGTTCACCCCGGCGTGAAGGTCGACGAGATCGAGCGCCGTGGTCTGGTGCGGCTGCGCTCCGGGCAACGGCTCGTGACGGATGCCCAAGGTCGCGCCCGACTGCGGCTCGATGACGGCACACTCGTTCTCGTCGATCGCTCGACGGAGCTTGGTATTGGCGACGGCAAGGTCGAGCTCAAAGCGGGCCGGGTGTTCGTCGAGGGCGCGGCGGCAGCGCGCGCCGAGATCGTCGTCGGCGACGCTCAGGTTCGCCCTGCGGCGGCACGGGTCGGGTTCGAGCGACGGGACGGCGGAGCGCGGGTGTACGCGGCGAACGAAGAGATCGTCGTTGTCGCCGGCAGTACCGAGCACAAGGTGCGCGCCGGTGAGTCCGCGCTGATCGACGGCGCAAACGTCAGCGTGAAGGCCGAGAAGGTGTTCGACGACTGGACGGGTGGGCTTGCTGCACCCTGGGGCGCGGCCGGTCCGCCGCGGCGCGCCGTGGGTGAGCTGTGGGGTGCGGACGAGGCCTCGGGTCCGGGGGATCCGGGCTCGCCTCTCACCATTCGTTCGCTCGACCTCGAGGCCAAGCTGCAGGCCGAGGTCGCCGAGAGCCGGGTGACCACGACCTATTTCAACGGTGGCAGTCAGGCTGTGCGGGGCGACTTCCGAATGGCCATACCGCCGACCGCGATCGTCTCGCGTTTTGCCGTGTCTCGGGGCGACGCCGTCGAGGAGGGCAGCATCGCCATCGCTTCACGCGAAAACACCGTGCTTCGCCCGGAAGGCGGCGCGCTCCTCGAGTGGGCCGGCGAAGGTTGGGTTCGCGGCTATCTGCCCTCCATCGCCAGCGGTGCGGCGATCACGGTCATCATCGAATACATCGAGTGGCTGCCGGTCCGGCACGAGGGCGGCAAGCTCGTTTCTCAGTATCGGTATCCGCTGGCGGCTCCGGGCGAGGCCCCGCTCATCGGCGAGTTCTCGCTGCACGTCGACGCTTCCGGAGCCAAACCGCGGGCCGTGGCGGCGAGCTCTGGCACCAACGTGAGCGGGACCGACGTTCGCACGCGGCGCCCCGATTTTCGCCCCACGGCGGACGTGGTGGTCGACCTCGAGCTTCCGCCCTGGGACTCGAATGCTCGGATGTACGTCGCGCAGAAGTCTGGCGACGAGGACGCGAGCACGGTGCTCGTGCGCGCCGATCTCCCCGATGTCGGTCCGGATGTCGGCGCGACCCTCGCGCTCGTCGTCGACACCTCTGGCAGCGCCGAGGCCGCCGAGCTGGACGTCTCCAGAGCCTTCGTCCGCGCCGTGCTCGACGCGCTGGGTGATCGCGATCAAGTCGTGGTGCTCGCCGCCGATCAGACGGTGCGTTCAGTCGGCCCGGCCGCCATCGGCCCGCTGGACGCCGCGCGCAAGACGGCAATCCTCGACGCGCTCGGGAAGCTCGTGCCCGGGGGCGCGACGGATCTCGGCCGCGCGCTCGAAGCCGCAGCCGACGCCCTGCCGGCCGACGCACCCGCGGGGGTGGTCGTGTACGTGGGTGATGGCTGGGCAACGGTTGGCGATCCCGACGTGAAGAGCATCGAAGCGCGGCTGTCTCGGCGCGCGGGCGGCAAACCACGGGTTGGTGCCGTCGCCGTCGGGCCGACGGCGCACGTGCGTGCGCTCAGGGCGTTGACTCGAACATCAGGGCCCATGCTGTTCGTCTCCGACTCGTCCGAGGCGACAGCGGCGGCGACGGATCTGGTTGCGGATGCACTGCGACCGGCGTTCGCCGGCGTCGAGCTGTTGCTCGGCCCCGAGTTCGAACAGGTCTACCCGCGCAGTGCGCGGGCGGCCTTCGCCGGCACCACCCTCGAGGTGGTCGGCAAGGTCCGGGGGCGTTCGCCGAGCTCGATTTCACTCAAGTGGCGTGACAAGGCCGGCGTCCACGAGGACGCCCGCCTGGTCTCGATCCGCGTGGCACAGTGGCCCGAGGACGTGAGGCGCCGCTGGGCGAACGCTCGCATCGATGAGCTGCTGCTCGCTCGGCGCGGGCGTGAAGCGGTGACAGACGTGGCGCTCAAGGCCCACCTGATGACGCCTTGGACCGGGTTTTCCGCGTCCGGCGGCTACATCGCGACGGCGCTCGAAGCGCGGCAGCTCGACGTGGCGCTGTCGGATCTAATCCACCCCTGGGAGGACATCCCGGCCTTCAACAGCAGCGGCGACTTCGCGCTGGGTGCCCTGGCAAGCATCCCACACCCGGGCAGAGTGGAGGACCGCGCGGACGACAAGGAGCTCGAGAACGCGGTGGCGGCGGCGGCCGCCTTCACCATCGATGGCGCGATGTCCTCGGTGCGGGCGTGCCGCGACTCGCGGGCCGCGCTTCGGCCCGAGCTGGCCGGCACGCTGCAGGTATCGCTCGCCATCGACGGCAACGGGCGCCCGAGCGACATCAAGGTGCAAGGGGTCGGTCCCGAAGCCAACGACGCCGCGCTCAACCGCTGCGTGGAGGTTGCGCTCGCGGGGCTCTCGTACCCGGAAAGTGGGCTCGGCACGAAGGTGCGGGTGACCCGCGACATTCTCCTGCCGCCGCCGCGGGCCGCGCTCCGGGGCACGAAGTGTTCGTCGTTGTCTCAGATGCCGATGCCGCTCAGGCGCGGAGTGTGGCGTGTACGGCTCGGGACCGAAGGTCCGCTCGACGTCTACCTGTCCGCCAAGCGTCAGTGTGAGCTCCGGGGCTGGTCCGATCGTCGCGCCCTGCTCGAGATCATATTGCTGGTGCAGGTCGACGGTGTGCAGCGTGTGCAGCTCGCCCGTGCGCTCGACACCGCTGGCGAGGTAGAGGCGGCGGCGTTCTTGCGACGAGAGGCGGTGCGCCGGGCACGCTTCGCCAGTGAGCTCGCGCAGGTGAAACAGGCGCTGGTCGGCAGCGAGAGCTACCCGATGTCGGCATTGCAGAAGCGTTACCGCGCCGCGAACAGCGACGATGCCCGCTTGGCCGTCGTGCGCAGGTTCCTGACTATTGCACCGCACGATGGCTTCTTGAAGGCGCGGCTGGTCGCGCTGCTCGAGGCGGTCGGCAAGAAGGAAGAGCTGATCGAAGAGGCTCGACGCGTGCGGCTCGATCCCTTCGCTTCCGCGGAGGTCCTGGCGGACGTCGCCAGTGCGCTTCGGCGACTCGGCAACGAGGACGAGTCTCGCCGCACCTTCGGTGAGCTCGCCGAGCGCGCTCCGGCAGATCCTTGGGCCCGGGCGTTCCTCGGTGACCGCCTGCGCAACGAGGGGCTCTTCGACGATGCCAGTCGCGCCTACGCGGCGCTGGCAGAGCTCGCTCCGGACGAGCCAGCGAGTGTCATCCGTACGGCGCTGGCGCAAGCCGGGGCCGGCCGCCTGGATCTGGCTCGCCGCATGCTGACACGGGTCATCGAGACCGGAGGCCGCTCTGGTCAGGCCTCGGCGAGCACACTCGCTGGGCACGTCGCGGCGGCGCTCTTGTCCGAGGCGCGCGGTTCCGCCGGTGCAGCGAAGGGAGAGGCGGACGCGCTGACCTTTGCTGCGCTCGAAGTGCCACGCTCCGAGAAGCGGAACGTGGTGCTGCTCAGGGCGCCGGCCGCGCTCCCGCCCATCGAGGCCAAGATCGTGCGGCACATGGGCAACGAAAAAGAGGACGTCCCGGTCGAGATCGCCGCCGCCGCGATGGGTCTGTATGCGCTGGCATTCGATCCCAACGGGGCGGAAATCGAGCTCTCGATGACGCGCGGCGAGGAGCTTCAGCCGGCCAAGAAGTACGTGGTCCGGCTGGAGACCCTGGTGCCGTCGACCTCGTTCGGCGCGCCGCCCAGCCTCATCGCTTCGGAGGTCGAGCTGCCGGCGACTGGAAAGCCCGTCACCCTCCGCTGGTCGGAGAGTGGCTGGGCGGTGAAGTAG
- a CDS encoding PilZ domain-containing protein, with amino-acid sequence MEKRTSPRTKTNVVLSARQGKVSYTLKCTELSQTGLLLCVPRALKVTPWPYLRATLLLNDGPVHLLARRIGERGNRVAYTYLALDDVSEARLTDFLFDCMYQEQVTSRRPPRRRAA; translated from the coding sequence ATGGAAAAGCGAACGAGCCCCCGTACCAAGACCAACGTCGTCCTGAGCGCCCGTCAGGGCAAGGTCAGCTACACGCTCAAGTGCACCGAGCTGTCGCAGACCGGACTGCTCTTGTGTGTGCCGCGGGCGCTCAAGGTGACGCCTTGGCCCTATCTCCGAGCCACGCTGCTGCTCAACGATGGCCCGGTCCACCTGTTGGCCCGTCGCATCGGTGAACGCGGCAATCGTGTTGCCTACACCTACCTTGCGCTGGATGACGTCTCCGAGGCTCGGCTGACGGACTTCCTCTTCGACTGCATGTACCAAGAGCAGGTGACATCTCGCAGGCCTCCTCGCCGCCGCGCCGCATGA